The Mucilaginibacter sp. PAMB04168 genome contains the following window.
AAACTTCACTTTCAGCGTTTATACGCAAAGACTGGCAATAGCTAAGTACCAGATTGGCGTTGTTAAGCATTGGAGGAACCAGTGTTTGGAGCAGATCGGGGTGGGCCACATCATCCGATTCTGCAATCCATATCAGTTCGCTGTGTGCCATATCAACACCCTTGTTCCACTGCTTAAAGGTAGAGCCTGAGTTTTGCTGGTTATATACAATCTGTGTAACCTTCGGGTGAGTGCGGTACTCCTCAATGAGTTGCCGGCTGGCGTCGGTAGAGCAGTCATCCATAATCATTACCTCAAAGTTGGTATACGATTGATTAAGGACGCTCTCTATTCGCTCACGCAAAAATTTGTGGTGATTATAATTGGGAATAATAACGGTGACAGCCGGAGTTTGCATGCGTTAGATTAAAAGCTCAAAAGTAGTGGTTATGCGTTATGGTTTACTATTGAGAAAGTATTATTGCGTTAAATAGCACAATGCAATTATCATTTGGCCCGTGGTTAAAACATCTAAGTATTGATAGGTCTGGGTTGAATGATTTAAAGCGCAGTGCCGCAAATTCGAACTTGATTAACAGCATGTTAACATTTAAAATTGCTTTGATATACCAATTGTTGTTGGCCGAAAATGTGAATAACTGCCTTGTGGGGTTTAATTTTCCAGCCAAAATTAGCTTCAAGATATTGTTTTTAGGTGCTTCAAAGCACATTATGCACCTTATCTAATAAAAAGTTAACAACATCTAAAATGTTGATAATCATAGTTAAATTTGTTTATAACGTGTGGAGAGTTTGTTATTTCCATATGGCGTAAGTGGCGCAGATATTGCTCATTTACAGTTAAATATAGCTGAGATATGAATATGAATGCCTTTTATGAAAGATTGTGGCATTTTGCAGAGTTGGTAAACAATGCAAGCCAGGTTGAGCAGTATAACTATGCTGAGCACTTTAAAGTACAGCATCCACCGTATCCGGTGGTAAGCTCTACACGCAGTATTGTGCCGAAATTGGTTTTTGAAGAAGATTGTCCAACCGAAACACGGTTGAAGATCAGATACCTGCTTAAAAAATCATTTAACCGTATCCGCAATAAGCAGTAACGCTTCTATATAAATCATTTATGCCCGAACTTCCCGATCTGCAGGTTTTTAGCCGAAACCTTAGTCATGCTTTAAAAGGATTAAAGCTTATAAAAGTAAACGTTGTACAAAGCAAGAAACTTAATGTGCCCGTAAAAGACCTTACTAAAGCTTTAGAAGGAGAGGTGCTGGAGGATGTAATACGCTCGGGCAAACAACTTCACTTCAAGTTTACAAATAACCAAACACTAGGCGTGCACTTAATGCTGCACGGCGAAATTCATTGGCTGGAAGAAAACACTAAACAAAAATTTGTAATTTTTGAACTGCATTTTGAAGGTGGAAAAGGAATTGCCGTAACTGATTTCCAGCGCGGTGTTACACCAACCCTAAACCCCGACCCGGCTGAAGCGCCCGATGCATTGGACAAGACTGTTAACACCAATTTTTGGAAAACAAAGTTTAAAGCCAGGCGAACGGCAGTTAAAAAGATATTAATGGATCAGGATGTGGTACGTGGTATTGGTAATGCCTATGCTGACGAAATTTTGTATGACGCCGGCATTTCTCCTTTCTCAGTTGCGGATAAAATACCTGATGATCACGTAGAAGCTTTGGCTAAATCGGTTAAGAAGGTATTGGTAGACGCCGAAAATCAAATTTTAAAATCCAACCCCAGTATCATAAGCGGCGAAGTACGCGATTTCTTAAAGGTGCACAGGCCCAAACAAGCGGCCACGTCCGACGGTGCGGCCATTCACATGGATACCATTGCATCCCGTAAAACTTACTATACAGACAAACAGCAGTTATTCGATTAACAATCCATCTTAAACACCCCTCATTTTTTAATACGCTTTAATGATTTAATATTTAAAAGGCCATTTGTTTAAAAATATATCAAAAATTAAATTAATCCAATAAAATGTTTGCAAGTAATTGGTTATTGCCTTACATTTGTAATAACAAAAAGGAAATAAATACTGTAGGGTGGTGAAATTTGGCAGACACACCTCCTTGTCCCGGTGGCGGAGATAAATAGGAAACCCTTAACGGGGCTAACTACTCTTTGAAGGTTCGAATCCTTCTCCTACAGCTCTTCTCATAATTTAGGTTTATAATTGGTTAGTAAAGGCCTCCTGCCCATCAGGAGGCTTTACTTTTTATAAGGCTTTTTACTTAGCCATTCAGACGGTGGCATACAATTACATCAAATCAAATGTTTGTCATTGTTGAATACTTTAATTTCTTTACAGTTAATCGTTTGGCATGATTTTGTATACTGTTTAAGTAAATTAACTTAAATATATCTACCATGAGATCACTATTGTATATCATCGCCGTAATACTTGTAATAGGTTGGGCGATCAGCGTATTTGCTTATTCTGTTAGTGGATTAGTACACATCTTAATTGTACTGGCCATCATATCGTTCGTATTGGGAATGTTCAGAGGTCCATCGTCTACAACAACAGTATAAGCATAACATGTCATAAATAAAAAATGCGGCTCAAAAAGGCCGCATTTTTTATTTATAAACATTTAATTAATCTTGTATGCCTGTTACGTTAACCAGAATGCGGCTGGCATGCGGCATACCGAGCGTTTTACCGGGTATGGTCTTGAGGTAAACAGTCAGGTAGCCATCAACAATGCCTTTCATCACCTTTTTGCGTTGTTCTACCTCATCATAAATAAAGGAAAGTGGTTTTACAAAGTGCAGCTTACCCTTTTCGTCAGCAATGAGCTGCATCTTTTGATTAAAGTTGGCATAAGCCTTATGGATAGTGATGTCGAAAGTAGGCGAGAGGTAATTATCAGCCAGTGTAACATCTTCAATGGCGTTAGCTTTTTTAACTTCTTTCTTTTTTACCTGTACATTGGGGCTCAGGCTTTGCAATACTACCGGCTCGTAGGCGGCAAAGGCCTTGTTCATGTTGGCAACTGACTCTTTTACTTTCTTCTGTATAAACAGCGTATCGCGGCGGGGCGGTTTTTGCAGTTCGGCCGGAGTAGTATGCAGTACGTTTTTTATGTAGTCGTTGCTGTACAGCTTCATGGTTATATTACTGGCTTCATCTATATGAAGATTGCGCACATACAACACCTGGAAAATCATACTGTCGCGGCTCAGGTGCTTTACCCGCAGCCAGGAATGGGCAACATTCACCACCGAATCGTGATCCAGAACCACTTCCTGTTTAATAAAACGCTGCAGCACCAGGCTAAAAATGCGCACTGTATCGTCTGACAAGAACGTTACCCGCCACTCGGGTTCCAGGTGATAGCCGTCATTACTAAACCCTAACCGGTTACTGTACTCGCGGCGCACCTCAGTGTAGGCAATGCCATGCACTTTTTTAAAAGACACTCTGGGCCGCTCGGCCAGCTCAGCCCTTGTGCTATTGGCAGCGCTTGTTTTGGGAGTTGATTGTTTACAGCCTGCCGCAAGCAGTAGAATCCATAAAACACAAAGCAAATATATAAATGCGGGCCTAAACAGGTAGATAGTCTTCACGCCGCAAAATAAGCCGAAATTGCTAATTAAGCAAGGTTTTACGGTAAGGGCATTGTAAAAGGCGCACCATTTAAAGCACCTCGTATTACAATTTCGCCGCAAATTGCGCGGCTTGCCGGTTCAGTTGATAAGCGGCCGGCGTTTGTTTACCGTTGTTAATAATGATTTGGTATTTGAAAGTAACCGACTCGTCTTTGTTAAGGCTGAGGTTTTTGGCCGATTTACCGTTGGTAAACACTTTTTCGCCAAGTGGATTAATGGCAAACAACCCGTAACCACGCGCATGCCAAAAGCCGGGATAGTTGGGATTGGCCGGATGATCTATAATGGCAATGCTGACCGAATCGGCGCCCATTTTCCCAAAAACCTTGCACCAGGAGGCCCGTGTGCCCCAAACCTTGTTGCCGGTTGCACCGGTACTGCTCAGGTAATTACCAGTAGGGATGCTATCGGGTACGGGCTTGCGGGTACTATCGGGCATTTGCAGTTGGTGGGCTATGCGCAGGCCGAGCAAGCCATCCTTTACATCAGTAAAAATGGCTTTTTGTATGGCTTTGAGCGTAGTAGTGCGGTTTATTACACGCCGGCCTACGCTGCCGCTAAAGGTAAAACGGGTGGTTTCTTGCAGTATTATATCTTTTTGTTCATTAGTCCAGCTGGATTCGTATATCAGTAGGCCGATTTTGCCGCTGCTGATTTTGAGGACGTGCGTATTACGGATCCAGCCGTACAAGTGTTTGCGGACTTGCGGTATAGCGTAAGAGTTGTTCCAAAAATCAAGACCGTTCAGGTTCTCATAATTGAACCACAGGCCTATATGGTGCGGATGATCAGTAGGGTCGCCCGGCTGTGGGTTGAGTGGGAAGCCTCGTGTTACAGCTGTGCCATTGTCGGCATTTAGCGGATAGAGTACCGGCTTCTCCAAACTGTCAGGGTATAAAAAGCTGGTGAATAAGCGGCCGCCTATAAAAATATCTACTTTCTTGTGTTGGGATGACTGCACTACTTTAACTGCCTGGCCCGGTTGCGACCATGATTTAGCACACAGCGTTATCAACGCTACTAAAAGCAAAAAGGTCCGGTTGTTCAGCATAAGAGTTTAAAGGTACGTGTAATTGGCGCCTAAATATAAGGCTTATTAACATACCTCACTACAGCTTAACAACTGCTCTAATAACTAATTAACCATTTGCAAGCGTGCGTTGTGGCGTGGATCTACCGTGGTGAGTGCTATATCAGGGCACATTTTAATGCCTGCATACCAGCGTATGCCCTTTTGAATAAGCGCAACAGGCTGGTTGTTATATCCTTCCGTTTCAAAGGCCACCCACCAGCTAAACAATTTACCATAAAATTGTACCTCATCGGGGTTAGCCCTAAAATCCGACCGGATAAGCGGAAAGATGTTGATACGCAACCCACTTTTGCGATGCAAAAGGTATTGTGAACTGGTGCGCTGGTTGTTATGGAAGACCGGTAATAATTGGAATGTAGCAGCTAACATGAAGTAAATATAA
Protein-coding sequences here:
- a CDS encoding DNA-formamidopyrimidine glycosylase family protein — translated: MPELPDLQVFSRNLSHALKGLKLIKVNVVQSKKLNVPVKDLTKALEGEVLEDVIRSGKQLHFKFTNNQTLGVHLMLHGEIHWLEENTKQKFVIFELHFEGGKGIAVTDFQRGVTPTLNPDPAEAPDALDKTVNTNFWKTKFKARRTAVKKILMDQDVVRGIGNAYADEILYDAGISPFSVADKIPDDHVEALAKSVKKVLVDAENQILKSNPSIISGEVRDFLKVHRPKQAATSDGAAIHMDTIASRKTYYTDKQQLFD
- a CDS encoding lmo0937 family membrane protein, which codes for MRSLLYIIAVILVIGWAISVFAYSVSGLVHILIVLAIISFVLGMFRGPSSTTTV
- a CDS encoding PmoA family protein, whose product is MLNNRTFLLLVALITLCAKSWSQPGQAVKVVQSSQHKKVDIFIGGRLFTSFLYPDSLEKPVLYPLNADNGTAVTRGFPLNPQPGDPTDHPHHIGLWFNYENLNGLDFWNNSYAIPQVRKHLYGWIRNTHVLKISSGKIGLLIYESSWTNEQKDIILQETTRFTFSGSVGRRVINRTTTLKAIQKAIFTDVKDGLLGLRIAHQLQMPDSTRKPVPDSIPTGNYLSSTGATGNKVWGTRASWCKVFGKMGADSVSIAIIDHPANPNYPGFWHARGYGLFAINPLGEKVFTNGKSAKNLSLNKDESVTFKYQIIINNGKQTPAAYQLNRQAAQFAAKL